The following are encoded in a window of Cervus canadensis isolate Bull #8, Minnesota chromosome 11, ASM1932006v1, whole genome shotgun sequence genomic DNA:
- the LOC122449352 gene encoding olfactory receptor 5D13-like, which yields MFVTKRFLSKDTLPFACSDQHSYFVDRNQANQSAEVTFILLGFSEYPQLQLPLFLVFLTIYTVTVLGNLGMILIIKSSSRLRTPMYFFLSHLSFVDFCYSTVVTPKLLENLIVEDRTISFTGCLMQFFFVCIFVVTETFLLAVMAYDRFVAICNPLLYTVVMSQRFSFVLVIATYSWGIACSLIYTLLFLTLSFCGTKFINNFVCEHAAIVAVSCSDPYINQEITLASATFNEVSSLMIILTSYVCICITVLKMPSTGGRRRAFSTCASHLTAITIFHGSILFLYCVPNSKSSWLMLKVGSVFYAVVIPMLNPLIYSLRNKDVKAAVRKLIHTNLIHQLMITVK from the coding sequence ATCAGCATTCATATTTTGTCGACAGGAACCAAGCGAACCAGAGTGCTGAGGTCACTTTCATTCTCTTGGGCTTCTCAGAATATCCTCAGCTCCAGCTGCCCCTGTTCCTGGTCTTCCTGACTATCTACACAGTCACTGTGCTGGGGAACCTGGGCATGATCCTGATCATCAAGTCTAGCTCCAGGCTCCGCACGcccatgtacttctttctcagCCACTTATCCTTTGTGGATTTCTGTTACTCAACAGTAGTTACACCCAAGCTACTAGAAAACTTGATTGTAGAAGACAGAACCATCTCCTTCACAGGATGCCTCATGCAGTTCTTCTTTGTCTGCATATTTGTGGTGACAGAGACATTCCTGTTGGCAGTGATGGCGTATGACCGATTTGTGGCCATTTGCAACCCTCTTCTCTACACAGTTGTGATGTCCCAGAGGTTTAGTTTTGTGTTGGTGATTGCTACATACTCTTGGGGTATAGCCTGTTCCCTAATATACACATTACTTTTTTTGACTTTATCCTTCTGTGGGACTAAGTTCATAAATAACTTTGTTTGTGAGCACGCGGCCATAGTTGCTGTTTCCTGCTCTGACCCTTACATTAACCAGGAGATCACTTTAGCCTCTGCCACATTCAATGAAGTAAGCAGCCTGATGATTATTCTTACCTCCTATGTTTGCATTTGTATCACTGTCCTGAAGATGCCTTCAACTGGGGGGCGCCGCagagccttctccacctgtgcctcccacctgactgccatcaccatcttccaTGGGAGCATCCTTTTCCTCTATTGTGTTCCTAACTCCAAAAGCTCATGGCTTATGCTCAAGGTGGGTTCTGTGTTTTACGCAGTGGTCATCCCCATGCTGAACCCACTGATCTACAGCCTCAGGAACAAAGATGTGAAGGCTGCTGTCAGGAAGTTAATCCATACCAACTTAATACATCAATTAATGATTACTGTAAAATGA